Proteins encoded together in one Triticum dicoccoides isolate Atlit2015 ecotype Zavitan chromosome 7B, WEW_v2.0, whole genome shotgun sequence window:
- the LOC119341134 gene encoding DEAD-box ATP-dependent RNA helicase 27-like has translation MSPAAASTGSAERSTESEQTVYDTAATVETGEEMQEPASQAGDEEQETRRQANAEGLQLGYSVVPSEKRFLVLHAFLKRKQSSKKVMVLFSSRSSVEFHAQLLNFLQIECADIHEKQEQLNRTAALSAFCTAQKGVLLCTNVAARGLDLPHVDYIVQYDPPADEPEDYIHHVGRTAPGDKGKATVLLFLLPQELEFLISLRAANIHLTEHQFNNKNVPNLQAHFEKIVGENYFLHQSAQQAYRSYILAYNSHTMKAIFKVHSLCLKDVAASFCFRNPPKVDIGLEGRAMKKVGYNRGLDSRERRKRRRINAANP, from the exons ATGTCGCCGGCAGCCGCATCCACGGGCTCCGCAGAGCGATCAACGGAGTCGGAGCAAACAGTCTACGATaccgctgccaccgtggaaaccggcGAGGAGATGCAGGAGCCGGCCTCGCAGGCGGGGGACGAGGAGCAGGAGACCAGG AGACAGGCTAATGCTGAAGGCTTGCAGCTGGGATACAGTGTCGTTCCTAGCGAGAAGAGGTTCCTGGTTTTACACGCTTTCCTGAAGAGGAAACAGTCTAGCAAGAAGGTCATGGTGCTGTTTTCATCACGTAGTTCAGTCGAGTTCCATGCACAGCTTCTAAATTTTCTCCAGATAGAGTGTGCCGATATCCACGAGAAACAAGAGCAGCTCAACCGAACTGCAGCATTGTCTGCCTTCTGCACGGCACAAAAGGGTGTCTTGTTATGCACTAATGTGGCAGCACGTGGACTTGATCTTCCTCATGTG GATTATATTGTGCAATACGATCCTCCAGCAGATGAACCAGAG GATTACATTCATCATGTTGGGCGTACTGCACCTGGTGATAAAGGAAAAGCAACTGTATTGTTATTCTTACTGCCCCAAGAATTAGAGTTTCTTATCTCCTTGAGG GCAGCCAACATTCATCTCACCGAACACCAGTTTAACAACAAGAATGTGCCAAATCTGCAAGCACATTTT GAGAAAATCGTTGGCGAGAACTACTTCCTACACCAGTCAGCTCAACAAGCCTACAGATCCTACATTCTAGCATACAACTCACACACAATGAAAGCCATCTTTAAGGTTCATAGTCTCTGTTTGAAG GATGTAGCTGCATCATTCTGCTTTAGGAACCCTCCAAAAGTGGACATTGGCCTGGAGGGCAGAGCTATGAAGAAAGTAGGTTACAACAGAGGCCTTGATTCCAGAGAGAGGCGAAAGAGGCGTCGCATCAATGCTGCAAATCCTTAA